From Rhododendron vialii isolate Sample 1 chromosome 10a, ASM3025357v1, the proteins below share one genomic window:
- the LOC131303099 gene encoding uncharacterized protein LOC131303099, with product MRGRIGKWSLALMEFSFQYIPQKAVKGQALADFLADHPCMDIDDEPEQGLNALEISLTPWTLLFDGSRTQEVSGCGVIIISPQGLRTELSFQFDFPWIFKCYSEDLAPYYMAAMQLIQDFDNVTVKHVSKSMNTEANSLAQAFTGLRLAPETIHKIITIQKRLLPSVRRRGLGLEVFISDFTGEESDDEPENDWRTPIISFLKRPYHRASRKVRRRAYVLVGNELYKKSFEDDLLLKCLWHPEAMKVMSEVHERIFDYHDVVKPWSFRGWALNVIGKIHPPSSENHTYSLVATDYFTKSAEAVPLKSVDQQEVIKMIKERTIHRFGLPEHLVADRGTIFMGQQVVNFADQQSIIMSNSTPYYAQGNGQAESTNRTLVNIIEKMVENNPRA from the exons ATGAGAGGCCGAATTGGCAAGTGGTCTTTAGCTTTAATGGAATTCAGTTTTCAATATATCCCTCAAAAAGCCGTGAAGGGTCAAGCCTTAGCGGATTTTCTCGCTGATCATCCATGCATGGATATCGATGATGAACCTGAACAAGGACTGAACGCTCTTGAAATATCACTCACTCCTTGGACGCTGCTTTTTGATGGATCAAGGACTCAAGAAGTCTCAGGCTGTGGAGTAATTATCATCTCTCCCCAAGGCCTGAGGACCGAAttgtcttttcaatttgatttcccat GGATAttcaaatgctatagtgaggactTAGCCCCTTATTATATGGCAGCCATGCAATTAATccaagattttgataatgtcacGGTCAAACACGTCTCAAAGAGTATGAACACTGAAGCCAACAGCTTGGCTCAGGCCTTCACAGGCCTGAGGTTAGCTCCAGAAACTATTCACAAGATTATCACAATCCAAAAGAGATTGTTACCTTCTGTAAGGAGAAGAGGTCTAGGACTGGAGGTATTTATTTCTGATTTCACAGGAGAAGAGTCAGACGACGAACCCGAGAACGATTGGCGTACACCTATTATTTCTTTCCTCAAGAGGCCCTATCATAGAGCCTCTAGGAAGGTAAGGAGAAGGGCTTATGTCCTTGTGGGTAatgaattatacaagaaaagcttTGAGGACGACTTACTTTTAAAGTGTTTATGGCACCCCGAGGCCATGAAGGTCATGAGTGAAGTCCATGAAAGAATTT TTGATTATCATGATGTGGTCAAACCTTGGTCATTTAGAGGTTGGGCCCTTAACGTAATTGGAAAAATTCATCCGCCCTCTTCGGAAAATCATACTTACAGCTTGGTAGCCAcggactattttactaagtcgGCAGAAGCAGTGCCATTAAAGTCTGTGGATCAACAAGAAGTAATCAAGATGATCAAGGAAAGAACCATCCATAGGTTTGGACTACCTGAACACTTGGTTGCAGATAGGGGTACAATATTTATGGGACAACAAGTAGTCAACTTTGCTGATCAGCAAAGCATTATCATGTCCAACTCTACTCCTTATTATGCACAAGGGAATGGCCAAGCCGAGTCCACCAATAGGACTTTGGTCaatattatagagaaaatggtaGAAAATAATCCAAGGGCTTAG
- the LOC131303100 gene encoding uncharacterized protein LOC131303100, translating into MLVYGHDPVLPMEVAVKSARIAYQHGLTPADYTQAMLVELEDLDEVKLATLDHMLVQKRRVARSYDKRVRKKSFSEGDLVWKAVFPLEEKNSRYGKWSPTWEGPYQIAQVLRGNIYLLMDLSGGLFKHLTNGKYLKHYYPTMWEMKDFGENIVNKP; encoded by the coding sequence atgttggtatatggACATGATCCAGTCCTACCAATGGAAGTGGCGGTGAAATCAGCAAGGATAGCATATCAACATGGTCTCACTCCTGCAGATTATACTCAGGCTATGTTGGTGGAACTTGAAGACTTGGATGAAGTTAAGCTCGCAACCCTTGACCACATGTTGGTTCAAAAAAGAAGAGTTGCTAGATCTTATGACAAACGTGTGAGAAAGAAGAGCTTTTCTGAAGGTGACTTGGTTTGGAAGGCTGTATTTCCTTTAGAGGAAAAGAATTCAAGATATGGCAAGTGGTCCCCGACCTGGGAAGGACCTTATCAGATTGCTCAAGTCCTTAGAGGTAACATTTATCTTCTTATGGACTTAAGTGGTGGTCTGTTTAAGCAtttaacaaatggaaagtaTCTAAAGCATTATTATCCTACTATGTGGGAAATGAAAGATTTTGGGGAAAATATTGTTAATAAACCATAG